The following are encoded in a window of Gossypium raimondii isolate GPD5lz chromosome 13, ASM2569854v1, whole genome shotgun sequence genomic DNA:
- the LOC105781114 gene encoding bidirectional sugar transporter SWEET17 encodes MLSLVTIFGLLGNITTGLVYLAPVKTFWHIVQRRSTEEFESLPYVVKLLNGYMWVYYGVVKPNSILVATVNGFGAVLELVYVIIFLIFAPPRARAITAVLFGVLDVVLPIAAVLITQLSCNREMQITIAGFLSLLFSVLTYGSPLSIMKTVVRTKSVDYMPFLLSFILFINGLTWTVYAVLTRDWFIGIPNGSGFVLGTAQLVLYAMYWKPEKSKRTSSDDGCQTENLIAHSAPLLDKNESRAEA; translated from the exons ATGCTTAGTTTAGTCACCATTTTTGGGTTGCTAG GGAACATAACAACAGGTCTGGTTTACCTTGCTCCAGT GAAAACGTTTTGGCACATCGTACAACGTAGATCGACCGAAGAATTCGAGAGTCTTCCGTATGTGGTGAAGCTATTAAATGGTTACATGTGGGTTTATTATGGAGTTGTGAAGCCTAATAGTATTCTGGTAGCCACTGTTAATGGCTTTGGTGCTGTCCTTGAGCTTGTATATGTCATCATCTTCCTAATTTTTGCACCTCCCAGAGCGAGA GCCATAACTGCCGTACTTTTTGGTGTTTTGGATGTGGTGTTGCCAATAGCAGCTGTTTTGATAACTCAGCTGTCCTGTAATAGAGAAATGCAGATAACTATTGCAGGCTTCTTGTCTCTGCTTTTCAGTGTACTTACCTATGGTTCACCTCTTTCTATCATG AAAACAGTAGTGAGAACAAAGAGTGTGGACTACATGCCTTTCCTCCTATCTTTCATCCTTTTCATCAATGGACTAACTTGGACTGTCTATGCTGTGCTTACTAGAGACTGGTTTATTGGA ATACCAAATGGGAGTGGATTTGTGCTTGGAACAGCTCAGTTGGTACTCTATGCAATGTACTGGAAACCTGAGAAATCAAAGAGAACTTCATCTGATGATGGATGCCAAACTGAGAACCTCATAGCCCATTCTGCTCCACTGTTAGACAAAAATGAGAGCAGAGCTGAGGCTTAA